The genomic DNA tcacctatttgttctcacctatttgtgcttgcaggggttgagctttggctctttgatcctgcctctcaactgccaatcaactggtgtacagaatcctgagcctactgggctctgtcatatctacatttgaaactgtgtatggagtcagcctccaccacatcactgcctaatgcattttatctgttaactactctgaaactgaaaaatttctttctagcgtctctgtggctcatgtgggtactcagtatccacctgtgtccccttgtttgcgtaccactagtgttgaatagtttatccttatctaccgggtcgattcccctgaggattttgtaggtagtgatcatgtctccctttactcttctgtcttccagtgtcgtaaggtgcatttcccgcagcctttcctcgtaactgatgcctcttagttctgggactagtctaatgacatacctttgaactttttccagcttcgtcttgtgcttgacaaggtacgggctccatgctggggccaccatgtgtgtgattgtgtgtgtgtgtgcgcgtgtgtatacaggatatggagaaactggtcagaattgcatttcacatttgtaaattcgttaatgacattattaaaaaaaaaacatattgaacactgtttatgtagagaAGACGTAaacctgtgtatttatgtatatatgtatgtaggttagattagcattttataagcactacaatcaccttctgtgtttGATTATTCAATAACttgctgaactatatgtttaacaaatctctaaccctgtccatggaggacagaagcaaatgtatatatatgccggTTAactttgtaaatgtgtggccacgtctgtaatAGAAAATAGTAATGACAGAAATCATATCCAGTGAtttttaataacaataaaacttACAAGTTATTTTCCTGCCATGACTGAAGACTGTACTGAACGTCACTGTCCTAAAAGTGTACAACTGCCGCATTAATGGATTATTTTCATATAACATGATTTCAGCTCAATATATTATTATAAGCAATTAGGTAATGAATGAAGCACATAATATTTCTGTGGGTTCAGACCAAACACAATGGGACGACATAAGGTACTTGTATGCATAGCTCttgttaaaacacacacacatgataattTGTTTTCCTCTACTCCTGTCAGCACATACCACACCTTACCGCATCCACTACACATTCCAGCACAAGGTAGACCAGCACCTGAGACACTCACtgcacctaccagcacctgtgaCACCCACTGCACCTACAGCACTCACTGCACCTTCCAGCACCTGCGACACGCACTGCACCTTCCAGCACCTGCGACACGCACTGCACCTTCCAGCACCTGCGACACGCACTGCACCTTCCAGCACCTGCGACACGCACTGCACCTAACAGCACCTACAACACTCACTGCACATACCAGCACCCATTACATCAATAGAGGAAACCGTGCCATAGCGGATCCCTTTTGCTTTTCTCGACAGATCCGTTATTGTTTCCGTTAAAGTTGACGGAACTGTTAGGGACCCTTATTCCTTTCCGTGAAAGCCGACGACTGTAGTGAAGCAgagtattttaatttttttttccagaGAAATCAAAGACCTTGATTTTGGATTAGTAAGTTTTACCATGGGGATTAAACAGCTCCCTTCTGGCCCCTGATACTTTTCCATAGagattaaacggccgcctcctGTCAGCCCCAAATCCCCTGGGACAACGTGCATAGGTACAATCATTTTGAAGGTACACTGACGTCCTCCGCTAGTGTCATGGATTAAATATACATGGATTAAATATCCTCCGATGTCATGGATTAAATTTACACTTGTGGTAAATGaattgattaaggaaagatgaatGATGGCTGGCCGATGGCCGGCGTCAGTGTACCTTCAGAATAATTGTACCTATGCACGGTGTCCCGGGCCAGCGAATTTGAGGATGACAGGAGTCGGCCGTTTAATCTCCATGGAAAATTACCAGGGGCCAGAAGGGGGCTGTTTAATCCCCATGGTAAGACTTACTAATCCAAAATCAAGGTCTTTGgaagaaaaaaataaaacacTGTGCCTCACTCCAGTCGTCGGCTTTCACAGAAAAAAAATCAGGGGCCATAACGGTTCCGTCACCTTTTACAGAAAAGACCCACGAGCCATAACGGATCTGTCGAGAGAAGCAAAAGGAATTCTTTATGGCCCGGTTTCCACCACTTCTATGTATCAGCACCCATTACACCTATCTGCAGCCACTGCACCTACAAGCACCCATTCAACTACTAATAGCCAAGTCCCATATCTCCACCAACTACATAATTGTTCCTATTGCTTACATTATAAAATAGAAATTCGATAAAATTTGGATAATATTTCGTATATTCGAGCATTGCTGTTTTTAGTTTTAGGTTCAAAACATTTTTGTTATGAAAACCATTTTATTACCCAGATATCTGTGTTGTTGATTTTCGTTGACAAAAGCTTACAACATAATTCCCTTAAATGTGTATTTAAGCAAAAGTACTTATTTTCTCGCTTCGATTCGTACAGCAATATATTTCAGTGCTTGAAAATGGGTTTACATTTCATCATAATAATAAAGTAGCAGTGTCTGGCCTTACTCTGATTcagcaatatgcggaggtaggcagaagtaGCCGGTAAGCTGTACTTGTGTCCGTGGGTGTTGAATGTGAAGCATGAGGCCATCAGGAGGGTCGTCAGGGGCAGCACCAGCAGCGCTCCCAGGATGGCCGCCCACACCAGCGGCTCCAGAGGGAACAGGAAGCCCCACGGGTCCACCTCCGGCCGGCCTCGAGCTCCCAAGAATCTTATGTAGTCAGTTAGTATTGGCACTGTGAAGTCCACCACTGCGGCTCGTATTTCACTTACACCGAAGGGGCCGACAGCTATATCTACTTCCTTTATGTTGAAAAGACAAATCACATAATAATCAGAACAATAATTGTAATATTACTATCTATGCAGAACATTAGGAACACAGACtcataaattaaaatataaaaaccgtTCGCACTTTAGGTCCACATGTAAAGTTATTCGgaaattaataaatatttaacctttcttaaatgtagttggacaataaataaatttaacttcAACTTCCTGTCGCTCAGAAAAAATCTTAATAGTTGGTTATTGCTTTCCTTGTTTAACATTATCTCCACGTAGACAATACTGACCTGCTTAATGACCATGCCCACCATGCCTGACCACCTCCCATCGTCAAGTTTGATGCCCCACGACCCATCAGGAGGCCTCAAGTACACGTATCTGACGTGGAGAAAACGGAAACAGCTTTATGGACTTGACAACACAATACCACTACTTTGCAGTTATGAGTATCATTATTAGCTGAAAAAAATCAAGTAATTAAATACCTATACGATAATACAGCATTTGAAGAGAAAGACAATTTTATGAAATGTAATGAACTTTTAAGCAATAGTCTTTAGGAAGCAAAACATGAAGTACACGGTGTAGCATCCATTCAGCATTGACAATTGGTTAACAAGTCACTGTATATCAAATATTCTCTACACTTGTGTCAGTGTTAACTGTAACTTACGAGAAGTTGAGAGCCTTGGCCAGGTAGGATACCAGGTTCGCGGCAGGTCCTACAAAAAGCACTCCCTGGTGGGGCCGTGGACCCTCCTGACTCACCATAGTCATCAGTGGGTTTATCTCTGCCGCCAACTTCAGCGTTGGCTGCTGAAGGAATCTAACACAAGAGTAAATTATACAAGTCTTTCTTCACTACAACACACCAACCGATATATTTCTAAATATTTGTGTTCATTCTGTCTAGAAATCTCTTAATAATGATTATAATGAACATATTTTCAAATTAAATCAGTACAGTAGTAAAACTATATATGGCTTTAAACATATTAGTGAAGATTTTGTGGAGcaaataatctatataaataaaaatggaaatgttcgtttgtgcataaccgaaatcgctaatctccgaaatttcttcatCGAACGCTTTGAaactttcacacaacgttccattcgcatccgagcaggttcatagatacatactatatcgatgtcacgtctgtgacggtaaaaaaaaattatgaaaaactgtgtttttcatgtgaggggaatcttcgaaacctctttaccgcttgctttgatattttgacacaacgttatattcaaataggcgcgtctttttatatatctacaatatacaagcctcacctgtgacgtgaaaaaaaacatgtttttggtTGAAAAAAAaacgcgccatctgttggacataagagcatcacacactgtaatctccaaaaactcttcaccgattactttgaaattttgacacaacgctgcattcgaataggtgcatctttttgtatacttactatatagatgtcacccctctgacaggtaaaaatatacgtttttgaaaaacagcgccatctgttgcacatcatTGCaaaatgcacgctatactaaatatgtcacgaattccatttcaatgattccgattgcattgataaattttattttcatagatttcgatttattatattttttattgaactattttgtgtgacattgtgttggattgagttatgttgtttaccataccgttcatttcgtaagtataagtataagtatagatgcaacacctgtgacaggtaaaactatgcttttcttgaaaaacagcgccatctgttgcatgtaagaccaACAcaaacatgctatactaaatttgttacaattctatttcaatatttctaattgcattgataaattgaattttcatagattttgatttattttcgttttgatttaataattttgtgtgaattgcgttggaattgagctgtgttgtttaccatacctttcatttcgtgagtatagtttaattttttattttttcatattttcatttcattttttaactgttttttgtATATTTCATtgttgggaacatcagatcacttgatgtccccaattttctgatgggaacatcagaccattgggaaggcatcggacgagggtgtggggaatagtggggatgacgaggggacaagggagggggtaatggtgaggaaggacgagaggacggggaagtttgggatggtgggtacgaggggatgggggaatggagaatggtggggaggacaacggGACAGAGGGGTGGGGCATGGAGTAaaggaagaggggacggtggagtggggaatggtggggaggccgaggagacaggtgagtggggaatggtggggagtccTGGGGGactgggaaggttgctgtggctcagcaatgcacatgcgttgctgagccacagcaacgcatggccgggtactgctaattaatattataaacatatattttttcctgATATAAATAATAGGTTCATCTATAGATAACAAATGAAATGAAGGTGATCATACCAGTGCATTCAAGtgcatttacctagttgtgcttgcaggggttgagccctgctctttcggctcgcctctcaactgtcaatcaatcgactgttactaactactactaactatttttttaacacaaaaacacacacacacacacacacacagcaagcagcctgtaatagctgtctaactctcaggtacctatttactgctacataacaggggcatcagggtgaaagaaactctgcccatttttggtTCCACtggcaccgggaatcgaacctcggACCACAAGAATACgtatccagcatgctgtccattcagccaccagcgcccaaGGCGTTCTAGCCCTAGCCACCAGATCCCTACAACACTGCGTAATTATCTCTTCTTTGGTCGGTTACAGGTATGATGTTATTAATTATCTCTTATTCTGTTATCCTGTACTTACCTTGAGAACTTGTCTGGGAAGAGCGGGAGGCTGGAGGTGAGAGCGAGGCCTCGCTGGGGCGTCCAGGAGGCCACCTTCAGCGCCTGGGCGCCCAGGGGACTGTACGGCACCTGCAGGTACACCCCGCACCTGTATGATGATAATAACTGGTCAGTAAGCATCCCTCAACACAAATGTTATTGACTCcagttattatattataaataatcTGCAATAAAACTTCACTGTCCATATACTTAATCCGGAGATTCAACATAAAGTAACTTATATGATGGATGACAAGTAAGAGTACCTGATGCTGTCTAGTGATTCTTCATATATGATCAACATGGAGTTGGTGTTGGAGAGGAGCGTGTGGAGgatgtgcaggtggtggagggggaggcgGGTGACGACCAGGAGCCTCGTCGACCACACCAGGAGGCGGCCCTTGAGGGACCACTGGGCGAAGGTGGCGAGGAAGGTGAGGTcgtcgctcaccaccaccaccgtcacgcacCACGACACCTGCCGCAGCTGTGGACGACAAAATGATACACGTTATGTGACAGTGAGTAGTGAGGTTGAGGACTAGAACCGGGCACTACACCTGCGTTAGGGGTGTCTGTGGATACACTTGACACAGATGAGGATGTGGGAATCATCTGTAAGGGTGAGATGAGTGCTCCCGCCCGCGTGGCTCTAGTCCTCAGGTAGAAGACTAGATCCATGTGTGGGATGTGTGTAGAGAGGATAAGGGGGGTATGTGTAGCAGTAGGTGTGTGTAgcatatgtgcatgtgtgtaacaTGAAAATATATGTGTAGATAGCGTAGAGTTAAGCAggatatatagtaatatataaattgttatttagtgctgttattaacacccttttgactggtgccgacataccaactcactccttttatgataattggctgagcaacaatgcttacaatctcattaaacttaacattccttttaagtgcaatctaccagtctctgatattcctctttatctgtaccccaccattcaagtatcatacacacctgtcaccaagaaagataatgagaatcttgctcttctcaaagctgtcactcttgaaacaattgcctcctccatcgagagtttaagatctcacgagcactgtgtctacaccgacggctcagtccaatcctctactggacggactgcagcagcatgtaggttttatagaaataatatttgcacaaagactgtcagtgtcaggttaaacaactggctgacctccacacaagcagaactagcagcattacacttagcaaccagtacattaaaaaacattggaggaggaataatattctgtgattcaaagtctgctcttcaagcaatcgaaaacttctcttggaagatcgacagcaagaacctcatactcccaattataaatgacctaattgatgcacagagtaaagggtctcgaatctcctttgtatgtctTTGTctccacacataaatataacccatcataatgagacagacattgcagccaaattagcgtgtaacaagtctgaagttgaattagatcttggtatccccatctctgctgtcaaaacggtattggtccaaacattcagatctgataggaaagaacttactgactcccaacgacctgaaagtactagtataaaaagctatgatttgttcagatctgaaacctacatctatggacagcacaaaacgtccactagactgtgcgacacagtggttgcaaggatcaggttgagttaccgttacctgtggcaggtggctgcaggtgacgggtctcccaatcctgagaactccagttgcaaactctgtgagcaggaactacggcacgatctcccgcactacatcactgaatgcccagttgttagacctttcagaccagttggcatgaggtacctggagctttgcaattactttattcactctcgtattcttgaagatatcctcacagtatacccaaaatttgccagtgcaggctattaaacacatggctctatatgactaaccatcctgcgagatggggacttgtattaccactgctaccttattcaatcttgtgttgatgatatcctcaaaatgcatccggagtctgccagtgcagactgcccatcacatgcctttgaatgactaaccatcctgtgtgatggggattttttagcatcacctagttagcttttttgacatactgtactccacttcatatagtctagggtagctgcaataatgcagatgtacctcatttcctaataaaaaaaaaatatatatataaattgttaaataataataatatgtaggATCAAGAAGGGTATGTTACggcggagagggggggggggccctccCATGGGAAGGCATACCTAGGAGGCCCAGTTTTTATAAGTGTACAGTTAGGGAAGAGTGTGTGAAGCAGGTGAGGTGGGAAGGGAATGAAGAGGACCACCCAGGAGATCTGGCTGGCAGTGGTAGTGTACCTCACACTCTCATGCTTTTAAACAATATGTTTGTGGCATGTAGGGAAGGACAGATGACAGAGTGAAGTGTGTATATTTTACCAGAAACTTATAACTTTCTCACCATAGTCTCTGCTGTCGGTATCGtctcagcctctgcctgcctcctaAGCCTTCAACACCAGGTGTAAGAGGAGCCATTAGTTTCGTGTCATACACGAGTGTACACAGCTTGGAGTCTCGACGGCAACTGAGCTGCGAGCGATGCAATAATAATACTTTGTAAACAAAGGGGTCCCCTCACCccgtcccttcccctcccctccctactCCTTCAGCCTTCACCTCTAAGGAGTAGCATATACCTACCACATGGCCCATGTCACACCTGCATAGTGCATGAGATACACCACATTCCACATGGGTGTGGGAGCGGGCGTTCGGGCGGCCTACCTTTATGATGGCGGTCGTGTGACTGACGTAGATGAGTGGGAGGGGGAGAATTATGTCAATATTACCCCGACCATAGCCCCTCATGCGCTCCCTCCAGCACCTTCCACTAAACGGTGGGTGTGTGTTTTGTAGCATTGAGtagaataatattaataataataataggtagGAGCACACACAATCTGTTTATTTACGCTAGTTTAAAAAAGTAAGGATGTCGGGTAGGCAGTTCTACATTTATGTTGTTAGGTTTTTTCACAGTAAAGAAGGAGGTGTGTGTATCTGTCCCTCTCACCATCTTAGCTTTTTTTTTGTCAGCCCACCATATCAGTCACAAGAGGTATTTGTTCTGAGCTGTGCGAGTTCAACACCTGGAGGGTAGAAGCAGTGACTCTAACATCTTGAGTATATAGCCTGTAGCATAGTCGGGAGGGGGTTCTCGCGTGTTTACATCAGATAAGCGGGGGCTCTTGGCCGCTCCATCCCCATAAACTTAGCTGCCACTTGACACCTCTCAAGTTAACAGCTTACGTGCATTTCTTAGTATTGAGAATAATGAATAAATAGATAGGAGAAGTAAAGctgtttatatataattttatttttgtAACGTAATCAATATGCAAACATCGTTATTTCCCCAATAACAGGTTTAAGGGTAGCAACAAAAACAGTCGTAAGGCAGTCTACATTATTCTTATAACAAATCAAATAAAAATCAATGCTTGTGTGTGTTTTACACCTCGTAACGTAAGGTGGCGTAATGTAACTTAACGTGACCAACATACAAACATCGTTCTTTCCCCAATAACAGGTTTAAgagtagcagcagtaacagtcGTAAGGCAGTCTTCATTCTTCTTATAACAAATCAAATATATGCTCGTGAATGTTTTACGCCTCATAACGTAACGTGGCGAAACGTAAATTAATGTGTCTAACACGCAAACATCGTTCTTTCCCCAAATAACATTTAAAAGTAACGAGCCTCGTCGTATAtcagtcttcaatcttattataacAAATCTAACAATGCTAGTGTGTGTTTTACACCTCGTAACGTAATGTAATCAACATGCAATCATCGTTCTATTACCGTGTGACTGTTttagaccttgtaacacacaatgtAATGTAACATAACATGGAAAATCAGCTTCTGCTGTCCAAAATAAATATCATTTTTGAAATACCTTACTAAGCtcacagttttccaaataaagcgggttgtgATTATATATACGTTGCAGACAcacagcctccatatcaaggatagctatatatatataattgttctgGTATCACAGTACCCCTTGGCTGGTCCAATGTTATCGAGCACTGACCCGTACCCAATATGTATGTTTTTATATAAAGCTTTCTTTATACTTCACTTTCGCCCTCGAACGACGAAGCATTGTGtcgtttttttttaaaaacacggAATTCCAGGAATGTCGCAGTATTGCGTCGTTTCTGGCTGCAAATTGGCGGCGGCTTCGGGAGGGGCGCACCacagttttggacattatatgtatatatttcttGTAGGAAATttcattgcaaacacaatgataccaaaatgaaagacctaggatcagAATTGAGATAaccaagttgaaaagagtattccattttattgctctttatttaGCACTCAATGGGGTAATGCTCCgtccctttctctgtttgctgtgagTGGTACGCCTGGCTTTTGAactttatatatgcatataatcctgtagggaattctattgcgaacacagcgataccaaaatgaaagacctacgtcgagaattgagatgtccaaagtgaagagagtgtacacattttattgctcttgcgcgctcccgggtaacacgctctcactttctcgccGGGGTTTTCGGCTTCATATGCATTTAgttctgtagagaattctattacgAACACATTGATATCAATTTGaagaacctaggacgagaattgagatgagaAAGTAgaaaagtctccgtggtgtagtggtaaggcactcgcctggcgttccgcgagcgctatgtcatgggttggtatcctggccggggaggatttactgggcgcaattccttaactgtagcctctgtttaacgcaacagtaaaatgtgtacttggatgaaaaaacgattcttcgcggcaggggatcgtattccagggaccataggattaaggacttgcccgaaacgctacgcgtactagtggctgtacaagaatgtaacaactcttgtatatatctcaaaaaaaaaaaaaaaaaaaaaaaaaaaaaaaaaaaaaaaaaaaagagtatacactttttagTATTACCGCGCTCtctaatgtaaagagaggagccttGGGGGTGGCGCCCTATGGCGCAGCACTCTCTTTCTGGTAACCTTGGCCTACTTTCATCTTGTCCGCAgggtattatatgcatatactcctgtggAGGATTTCATTCCAAACACAataataccaaaatgaaagatctaggaccagaattgaggtaaaaAAGTTGAAAGGAGTATACCATTTTATTGCACTTAACTAGCCCTCTCGGGGGTAAAGCactgtcactttctctgtttgctggggGTGGTAcgctgggcttttggagtttagatGCATTTAcgtctctagagaattctattgcgaacataaTGATATCAAATTGAAAAtcctatgacgagaattgaggtgactaagttgaaaagagtatacacttctcAGTATTACCATGCTCTCTAATGGAAGGCCTGGAACTCTCTTCTGGGTAACCGCGGTCTGCTTTCATCACGTCGACGGGTGAAGCGGCCTAcggtttttttatattatatgcatatactcctgttgggaattctattgcgaacacattgatacgaaaatgaaagacctagggccAGAATTGAGTTAacgaaaatgaaaagagtgtacacattttattgctcttgtgcgctcccgggtaactcgttctCACTTTCTCTGCTTGCTGCGGGTGGTAAGCcgagcttttggagtttatatgcatttacgtgtctagataattctattgcgaacatattGATACTAAATTTAATACCTTAAGACGAGAatggaggtgacaaagttgaaaagagtatacacttttgagAATTTCCGCACACTCCCGTGAAATGCCAAACGCCACCTGGGTTAGTGTGGTGCTCGCGGGCCCAAAGCGCCAGTGTTGTTCTGCAGCATAGCCTTATTAATGGCTATTAATCCTTCAAGATAAGGTAATAAATACCCTATCGACCTATAGGTATGTAGccttgatattatatttaaaattagcttgTTCTTTATCACTGAGTACAAGCCATTTATCTGGTTGTAGTTCAACACGCACTCTAATGTCtacattatcccagatgtattcacCAACCGATGTAACATCCAAACATTAGTTTGAAGCAGGTATTTACACTGCTCGATTTCATATCTGTCATccgctgcttctctctctctctctctctccagctgaGACAATAGTGAAATGATTGGCTTAAATTTTTGCTAGGATCAACACGACTTAAAAACAGGGTCAGTTTATCATGGTGCACAGCCTTGCACCCCGAAATGGTAGATATCAGTTTATGTTTAACTGGAATCAGAATAAGGAGCCGGGTTCTACTACTACTGTTTCGTCAGGTCAACCTTGAGGCATTTAGCGTTATGAGTGTCATTGTCAGCTCGTTAGTTGACACGCGTATAGACATTTACTCTCTCGTGGGGATCCCGAGATGACAGCTCTCCTCACCACCCGTTATCCCTCATTAGGGTCAGTAAAAAACAGGGACTGTTGATATCATAGTGGGACAATGAAAACAGAATATTCACCACTCTTAATACTTTATTAATTGAATGGTGTTATCTGTGTGAACACACCTTACACCGCATGGTGAATTCTTCTTTCTCTCACTCGTCAATAATCATTCTTtgtatcatttcttgactaaaatagcactctgaaGCATCTTTACTTATCTTAATTTTCACTGACATGCGCTCAGTCATCAAATACGTTTCACCCCATCAAAGGGAATCTCAATACTGCGTCGGATGTCTTGTGTTATATAAACTATGTTTTACCTAGCCTATCATTTCTCTCGCGTCTACACAAACTCACACTACACCCAACTTCGGTTTTCAGTTCTTAGCTCACTCTAGATTGGCATTGTCGTTGTGTTAAAAGTACTGTActgctactctctctctcctcccccctctctgtcAACCCAGGCAGAGGTTAAACTCACTGCTGTGCTCGACGTGTGTCTGCTCTCAATACGACAAGGTCTGCTAATGGGGTGTATGGACACTGCACGCGTACCCACACATCCGGTACCACCACTTGGACTGACGACATTTCTCCTCAAACACACCAGTAGTTGAGACGTGATCGCTACCTAcaatttctaatattttttgttatcTGAGTCACCACACGATACATCTCTTAGTTTCCTCTTCTTTCTCCCATTAGCTATTAATCAGTCTTTGAATCATTTCTTGCAGCTCATGAGCCCACTCAAAACTCACACAACATGCAAATTCTGTTTTCAAATCTTATCCATTTAT from Procambarus clarkii isolate CNS0578487 chromosome 32, FALCON_Pclarkii_2.0, whole genome shotgun sequence includes the following:
- the LOC123759267 gene encoding probable glutamate receptor, yielding MLIIYEESLDSIRCGVYLQVPYSPLGAQALKVASWTPQRGLALTSSLPLFPDKFSRFLQQPTLKLAAEINPLMTMVSQEGPRPHQGVLFVGPAANLVSYLAKALNFSYVYLRPPDGSWGIKLDDGRWSGMVGMVIKQEVDIAVGPFGVSEIRAAVVDFTVPILTDYIRFLGARGRPEVDPWGFLFPLEPLVWAAILGALLVLPLTTLLMASCFTFNTHGHKYSLPATSAYLRILLNQNVSDSPAYWSWERVVLAVWGLVTVVLTQSYAGNLMALLAVRHIPQPYQTLRDVLDDKSIITVWEQGSSNVQFVREVESGIYREIAGLKEKGRLIYKPHSKFAETIDTLVRRGDHVLMEVDFGLKIYMSRDYSSSGIL